One Lysinibacillus sp. OF-1 DNA segment encodes these proteins:
- the mecA gene encoding adaptor protein MecA has translation MDIERVNENTLKLFITYNDIEDRGYSREEIWYNRAKGEQLFWDMIDEVNTEDYFDVEGPIWIHINASEVGLEIIVTRAHILKDGETLDGHSSFDEHKEMFAPFDEVGEDLLSQLTQLGDMDESELFMDTDIYVYKFKDIDELIPVAKRMTDELVDSSLFKYEDWYYLVVDFGNADEDLNRHDRNAVIKEFLTPSNLTIHRLEEYGEKIMEFNCFETVRKYFA, from the coding sequence GTGGACATCGAACGTGTAAATGAAAATACACTCAAGCTCTTTATTACGTATAATGATATAGAGGATCGCGGCTATAGTCGTGAAGAAATTTGGTACAATCGAGCAAAGGGTGAGCAACTTTTTTGGGATATGATTGATGAAGTAAACACGGAGGATTACTTTGATGTAGAGGGTCCGATTTGGATTCACATCAATGCATCTGAAGTAGGCTTAGAAATCATTGTCACACGTGCACATATTTTAAAAGACGGTGAAACATTAGATGGTCATTCGAGTTTTGATGAACACAAAGAAATGTTTGCACCATTCGATGAAGTTGGAGAAGATCTTCTTAGCCAGCTAACTCAACTTGGTGACATGGATGAGTCAGAGTTATTTATGGATACAGACATTTATGTTTATAAATTTAAAGATATTGATGAGTTAATCCCTGTCGCAAAACGAATGACAGACGAATTAGTGGATTCCTCATTATTCAAATATGAAGATTGGTACTATTTAGTTGTTGATTTCGGGAACGCAGATGAGGATTTAAATCGTCATGATCGAAATGCGGTCATCAAGGAATTTTTAACACCATCCAATTTAACCATTCACCGTCTAGAGGAGTACGGTGAAAAGATTATGGAATTTAATTGCTTTGAAACAGTTCGAAAATACTTTGCATAA
- a CDS encoding competence protein CoiA, with the protein MLVAYNNKQQLFLPYQYTRKALQRYRRQMKFFCPQCLEPVQLKVGQHNIPHFSHFAKKHCPQLFAEGESKLHLQGKMQLFEWLTKHGYQVELEPFLKQLAQRPDLLITINDRHYAIEFQCSTISHEKWQQRTAGYEKNDIQVIWLFQTPQSKDAINGISKITISPLLQKSFMTTTSGVPYLMTYNARTAHFTYWTNLLHVHGHTFIGKVQTIPVNQQHFPFYIPKQITQEEFQQYWQLYKQACRQFVSARLLYSKKGAQDLFLRNCYELNFALTAMPSYIGIPVKGGEAISLFTSEWQTMLLHFSKQLGRQPFMLTKQEIHHFLSKHQLEVTTQSVSAVLYYGQLLKHMTQEEQLLDICEHVYVHLFAIATIY; encoded by the coding sequence ATGCTGGTAGCTTATAACAACAAACAGCAGCTATTTCTCCCATATCAATATACGAGGAAAGCTTTACAACGATATAGGCGACAAATGAAATTTTTTTGTCCTCAATGTCTAGAACCAGTTCAATTGAAAGTAGGTCAACATAATATTCCCCATTTTTCACACTTCGCCAAAAAGCATTGTCCACAATTGTTCGCTGAAGGTGAATCTAAACTTCATCTCCAAGGTAAAATGCAATTATTTGAATGGCTCACAAAGCATGGATATCAAGTGGAGCTAGAGCCATTTTTAAAGCAGCTTGCTCAACGCCCGGATTTGCTCATTACAATAAATGATCGTCACTATGCAATTGAATTTCAATGTAGCACAATCTCCCATGAAAAATGGCAACAACGTACAGCTGGCTACGAAAAAAACGATATACAAGTAATTTGGCTTTTTCAAACGCCTCAAAGCAAAGATGCAATCAACGGCATCAGCAAAATTACCATTTCCCCATTGCTGCAAAAATCGTTTATGACAACTACATCAGGTGTACCTTATTTAATGACGTATAACGCTAGGACGGCCCATTTTACTTATTGGACGAATCTTCTTCATGTACATGGGCATACTTTCATAGGTAAAGTTCAGACAATACCAGTCAATCAACAACACTTTCCTTTTTATATACCGAAGCAAATTACTCAAGAAGAATTTCAACAGTATTGGCAACTTTATAAACAAGCATGTAGGCAATTTGTATCTGCGCGTCTTTTATATAGTAAAAAGGGGGCGCAAGATTTATTTTTACGAAATTGCTATGAATTAAACTTTGCGTTAACTGCTATGCCTTCCTACATTGGAATTCCAGTGAAGGGTGGAGAAGCTATCTCCTTGTTTACTAGTGAATGGCAAACGATGCTGTTGCATTTTAGTAAACAATTAGGTCGACAGCCCTTTATGTTAACGAAGCAGGAGATTCACCATTTTTTAAGTAAGCATCAACTAGAAGTGACAACACAGTCGGTAAGTGCTGTCCTGTATTATGGACAGCTCTTGAAGCATATGACTCAAGAAGAGCAGTTGCTAGATATTTGTGAGCATGTATATGTACATTTATTTGCAATTGCCACAATATATTGA
- the pepF gene encoding oligoendopeptidase F — MASNSNQILVRNEVPAELTWRLEDIFATDKAWEEELKEVAELAKQAPSYAGTLNNGAEALLTALQYHDHLYERAMKLYTYAHMRYDQDTTNSFYQDMNSRIQTLATSISAGLSYLTPEILALSEETIEGYLAENQDLQLYKQSLKEITMARPHVLPAEQEALLAQMSEVTGTASNTFSMLNNADMVFPYVKNEEGEEVQLTHGNYIKFLESKDRSVREGAFKAMYEAYGKFKNTFSATLTGNVKKHNVSARIRHYDSARHAAMSNNFIPENVYDQLVETIHKYLPAMQRYISLRKQLLGVDELHMWDLFAPLVKEVEMKVTYDEAKDILVKALAPLGEEYQSIVQSGLDNRWVDVLENKGKRSGAYSSGAYGTNPYILMNWQDNVNNLFTLAHEFGHSVHSYYSRNNQPFVYGDYSIFVAEVASTCNEELLNDYLLKTIDDPQQKIYLLNHWLDGFRSTVFRQTMFAEFEHLIHQMDKNGESLTADRLTEVYYELNKKYFGDDMIVDEEIGLEWARIPHFYYNYYVYQYATGKSAATALSKQILEEGAPAVERYINNFLKAGCSDFPIEVLKAAGVDMNVAKPIEDACKVFEERLNELEKLLLNN; from the coding sequence ATGGCTAGTAACAGTAATCAGATTTTGGTTAGAAATGAAGTACCCGCAGAATTAACATGGCGCTTAGAGGATATCTTTGCAACAGATAAAGCTTGGGAAGAGGAATTGAAGGAAGTTGCAGAGCTTGCTAAACAAGCACCGAGCTATGCAGGTACTTTAAATAATGGGGCAGAGGCATTATTAACAGCTTTACAATATCATGATCATCTATATGAGCGTGCGATGAAGCTCTACACATATGCCCATATGCGCTATGATCAAGATACAACAAATAGCTTTTATCAAGATATGAACAGTCGCATTCAAACATTGGCAACTAGTATCTCAGCTGGTCTTTCATATTTAACACCAGAGATTTTAGCATTAAGTGAAGAAACAATTGAAGGCTACTTAGCAGAAAATCAAGACCTACAATTATATAAGCAATCTTTAAAAGAAATTACAATGGCACGTCCACATGTATTACCAGCTGAGCAGGAGGCATTGCTAGCGCAAATGTCTGAGGTAACGGGTACAGCTTCTAATACATTCAGTATGTTAAACAATGCGGACATGGTTTTCCCTTATGTGAAAAATGAAGAGGGAGAGGAAGTACAACTTACACATGGTAACTATATTAAGTTTTTAGAGAGCAAAGATCGCTCAGTGCGTGAAGGTGCATTTAAAGCTATGTACGAAGCATATGGCAAGTTTAAAAATACGTTCTCGGCAACGCTAACGGGTAATGTGAAGAAGCATAATGTGAGTGCTCGTATTCGTCATTATGATTCTGCACGCCATGCAGCCATGTCTAATAATTTCATTCCAGAAAATGTGTATGATCAATTAGTTGAAACAATTCATAAGTATTTACCAGCTATGCAGCGTTATATTTCATTACGTAAGCAATTATTAGGTGTAGACGAATTGCATATGTGGGATTTATTTGCACCACTTGTTAAAGAAGTGGAAATGAAAGTCACTTATGATGAAGCGAAAGATATTTTAGTGAAAGCACTAGCTCCATTAGGCGAGGAATATCAAAGCATCGTCCAAAGTGGATTGGATAACCGTTGGGTTGATGTATTAGAGAATAAAGGGAAACGTAGTGGAGCCTACTCATCAGGCGCGTATGGTACGAATCCGTATATTTTAATGAATTGGCAAGACAATGTGAATAATCTATTTACATTAGCGCATGAATTTGGCCATAGTGTTCACAGCTATTATTCACGTAACAATCAGCCATTCGTTTATGGAGATTATTCTATTTTTGTCGCAGAGGTTGCTTCAACATGTAATGAAGAGTTATTAAATGACTATTTACTAAAAACAATTGATGACCCTCAACAAAAAATTTACTTATTAAATCATTGGTTAGATGGTTTCAGAAGTACGGTATTCAGACAAACAATGTTTGCAGAGTTTGAACATCTTATTCATCAAATGGATAAGAACGGTGAGTCATTAACAGCTGATCGTTTAACTGAAGTTTATTATGAACTAAACAAAAAATACTTCGGCGATGATATGATTGTAGATGAGGAAATTGGCTTAGAATGGGCTCGTATTCCACACTTCTACTATAATTACTATGTTTATCAATATGCGACTGGTAAATCAGCCGCTACAGCATTGAGTAAACAAATTTTAGAGGAGGGGGCACCAGCTGTAGAACGTTATATTAATAACTTCTTAAAAGCTGGATGCTCTGATTTCCCAATAGAAGTATTAAAGGCAGCAGGTGTTGATATGAACGTTGCTAAGCCGATTGAAGATGCATGTAAAGTATTTGAAGAGCGTTTAAATGAATTAGAAAAATTATTGTTGAATAACTAA
- a CDS encoding DsbA family protein, with amino-acid sequence MNNIQMLLQEPTPTISTANKPIELYIFVDPLCPEAFSMQATLRKLQLEYNHYFTWRFVLSTELTSLNCLSKRVKGCISGVELDINHPVLPSIAIKAAELQGKRAGARYLSKLQEYVLLNHQDVNSYATLLKIAEDVQLDMNEFTVDFGSKEAARAFQCDLYIKREMEVDEVPSIVFFNECIEDEGLKVSGSYSYEVYEHILQEMLNEQLVRQPLPSIEDLFSKFHTLSTNEIAFIYSFTEQAAERELKKRMLQQKIERIQTTHATLWRLK; translated from the coding sequence GTGAATAATATTCAAATGTTGCTGCAAGAGCCAACGCCGACGATTTCTACTGCCAACAAGCCTATTGAATTGTATATTTTCGTAGATCCACTTTGCCCTGAAGCTTTCAGTATGCAAGCAACTCTTCGTAAATTACAGCTTGAATACAACCACTATTTCACGTGGCGCTTTGTTTTAAGCACAGAGCTTACTTCTTTAAATTGCTTAAGTAAACGTGTCAAAGGTTGTATCTCGGGAGTCGAACTTGATATTAATCACCCTGTCTTACCTTCAATTGCTATTAAAGCAGCCGAACTACAGGGAAAACGTGCAGGTGCACGCTATTTGTCGAAACTACAAGAATATGTATTACTAAACCACCAAGATGTAAACTCCTATGCAACGCTTTTAAAAATTGCAGAGGATGTTCAACTAGACATGAATGAATTCACTGTCGACTTTGGCTCAAAGGAAGCAGCACGAGCTTTCCAATGCGATTTATATATTAAACGTGAAATGGAAGTTGACGAAGTCCCTAGTATCGTGTTTTTCAATGAATGTATTGAAGATGAAGGACTAAAAGTCAGCGGTAGCTATTCCTATGAAGTTTATGAACATATTTTACAAGAAATGCTGAACGAACAGCTTGTCCGTCAGCCATTACCATCAATAGAGGACTTATTTTCTAAATTCCATACACTTTCTACAAATGAAATAGCTTTTATCTATTCATTTACAGAGCAAGCAGCAGAGCGTGAATTAAAGAAACGCATGCTACAACAAAAAATCGAACGAATCCAGACAACTCACGCTACGTTATGGCGTCTTAAATAA
- a CDS encoding globin domain-containing protein, with amino-acid sequence MSRKYTVPYEELGAEKLSELIHAFYKRVAQHPDLIPIFPKDLTETARKQIQFQTQYLGGPNLFTEEHGHPMMRARHMNFPITPDRAQAWLECMSEAMDEVGLEGKFRETYYQRLVLTAHHMVNTPNDDEGELLRE; translated from the coding sequence ATGAGTCGAAAATACACTGTTCCTTATGAGGAGCTGGGAGCTGAAAAACTGTCAGAACTCATTCACGCGTTCTATAAAAGAGTGGCTCAGCATCCTGATCTTATTCCAATCTTTCCAAAGGATTTAACAGAGACAGCCCGTAAGCAAATTCAATTTCAAACACAGTATTTAGGTGGACCAAATCTCTTTACTGAGGAACATGGACATCCAATGATGCGTGCACGTCACATGAATTTTCCGATTACACCTGACCGTGCTCAAGCTTGGCTAGAGTGTATGTCAGAAGCAATGGATGAGGTAGGTTTGGAAGGGAAGTTCCGTGAAACTTATTATCAACGTTTAGTATTAACAGCTCATCACATGGTTAATACGCCAAATGACGATGAGGGGGAATTGTTACGTGAATAA
- a CDS encoding lytic transglycosylase domain-containing protein has protein sequence MDIQSLKSLLEIQALQTLGATENASTNNLTDNNSIFSDMINELLGEASTASNAKLSSLFASGTANHSDFVNQLTMLANNSEGSSLESLLYQGSNAVFIPESVKQALANNYTGTKLDSYVSDDVIGSTAYANSLTGANQYAAIIEKAAATYQVPEKLIAAVIKQESNFNPTVVSHAGAQGLMQLMPTTAQYLGVTNAFDPEQNIMAGAKYLRQMLDKFNNDPTLALAAYNAGASRVTKYGGIPPFKETQNYVKKVMNYYTV, from the coding sequence TTGGATATTCAATCACTAAAATCTTTACTAGAAATTCAAGCATTGCAAACACTTGGAGCTACCGAAAATGCATCAACAAACAATCTGACAGACAATAATTCTATTTTTTCTGACATGATTAATGAATTATTAGGAGAAGCATCGACAGCAAGCAATGCCAAATTGTCTAGCTTATTTGCTTCTGGAACAGCAAATCATTCAGATTTCGTCAATCAGCTGACAATGTTAGCCAATAATTCAGAAGGTAGCTCACTCGAATCATTGCTTTATCAAGGCTCTAATGCTGTGTTTATCCCTGAATCTGTCAAACAAGCTTTAGCAAACAACTATACTGGCACAAAGCTTGATTCTTATGTTTCAGATGATGTTATAGGCTCTACAGCGTACGCCAATTCACTAACAGGAGCCAATCAATATGCCGCTATTATCGAAAAAGCTGCCGCTACTTATCAGGTACCCGAAAAGCTTATTGCGGCTGTCATCAAGCAAGAATCTAATTTTAATCCAACTGTAGTGAGTCATGCAGGAGCGCAGGGCTTAATGCAATTAATGCCCACAACAGCACAATATTTAGGCGTGACAAACGCTTTTGACCCAGAGCAAAACATTATGGCTGGGGCAAAATATTTGCGTCAAATGCTAGATAAATTTAATAATGACCCTACACTAGCTTTAGCAGCCTACAATGCTGGCGCGTCTCGCGTTACGAAATATGGAGGGATTCCTCCTTTCAAAGAAACACAGAATTATGTCAAAAAAGTGATGAATTACTACACAGTGTAA
- a CDS encoding CYTH domain-containing protein: MTQEIEIEFKNLLTKQQYEQLLQDFHISQNAIHRQVNHYFDTPTQAIRQLQSGLRIRQIGDYYECTLKEKNTEHAHLETTDELTAVQAQQMLDGKGFFAQEVAKKLASHSIPLEQLQVFGSLTTDRVEIPYKEGLLVFDHSYYLQCDDYEVEYEAKDAIKGNTIFDEFLQQYGIKKQATDKKIARFMKALQAQNS; the protein is encoded by the coding sequence ATGACACAAGAAATTGAAATTGAGTTTAAAAATCTATTAACAAAACAACAATACGAGCAATTGTTACAAGACTTCCACATTAGCCAAAATGCTATTCATCGACAAGTAAATCATTATTTTGACACGCCTACACAGGCCATTCGTCAACTGCAAAGCGGGCTGCGAATTAGACAAATTGGTGATTATTACGAATGTACACTCAAAGAGAAAAATACCGAGCATGCTCATCTTGAAACAACAGATGAATTAACTGCAGTACAGGCACAGCAAATGCTTGATGGTAAAGGCTTTTTTGCTCAAGAAGTAGCAAAAAAATTAGCCAGCCACAGTATTCCTTTAGAACAATTACAAGTATTTGGCTCACTCACTACAGATCGTGTCGAAATTCCTTATAAAGAGGGGCTTCTTGTTTTTGACCATTCTTACTATTTGCAGTGCGACGATTATGAGGTAGAATATGAAGCAAAAGATGCAATAAAAGGAAATACAATTTTCGACGAATTTTTACAGCAATACGGAATTAAAAAACAGGCTACAGATAAAAAAATAGCCCGCTTTATGAAAGCTCTACAAGCACAAAATTCATAA
- a CDS encoding GTP pyrophosphokinase, translating into MGQWEIFLSPYKQAVDELKVKLKGMRSQFGIVNANSPIEFVTGRVKPLASIYDKTLEKGLAFEPSKQLGDELGDIAGLRIMCQFVDDIATVTELIRQRKDMRVVEERDYITHNKPSGYRSYHMIVEYPVETIQGKKVVLAEIQIRTLAMNFWASIEHSLNYKYKGMFPEEIKNRLQSAAEAAFRLDEEMSLIRSEIQEAQAYFSEYKEASNPNLLTEKERDAQ; encoded by the coding sequence ATGGGACAATGGGAAATATTTTTAAGTCCTTATAAACAAGCAGTAGACGAGTTAAAAGTAAAATTAAAAGGCATGCGTTCGCAATTTGGTATTGTTAATGCCAATTCACCAATTGAATTTGTAACAGGACGTGTTAAGCCTTTAGCAAGTATATATGATAAAACATTAGAAAAAGGATTAGCTTTTGAGCCCTCTAAACAACTTGGTGATGAACTTGGTGATATCGCCGGCCTTCGGATTATGTGTCAATTTGTTGATGATATCGCAACGGTAACAGAGCTTATTCGTCAGCGTAAAGATATGCGTGTAGTGGAAGAACGCGATTATATTACACATAATAAGCCAAGTGGTTACCGCTCCTACCATATGATCGTGGAATATCCTGTTGAAACGATTCAAGGAAAAAAAGTAGTGTTAGCCGAAATCCAAATTCGAACACTAGCCATGAATTTCTGGGCATCTATTGAACACTCTTTAAATTATAAATATAAGGGCATGTTCCCAGAGGAAATTAAAAATCGTTTACAAAGTGCAGCAGAGGCAGCATTTCGATTGGATGAGGAAATGTCATTGATTCGTAGTGAAATTCAAGAGGCACAGGCCTACTTTAGCGAATACAAAGAAGCATCGAATCCTAATTTACTAACAGAGAAGGAGCGTGACGCCCAATGA